From Longimicrobium sp., the proteins below share one genomic window:
- a CDS encoding cold shock domain-containing protein yields the protein MARQTGTVEFFKDDKGFGFIRPDDGGKDVFVHHSSIQMDGFRSLKRGDRVEFEIQEDPKGPRAADVRIAPE from the coding sequence ATGGCACGACAGACTGGGACAGTGGAGTTCTTCAAGGACGACAAGGGGTTCGGATTCATCCGCCCCGACGACGGCGGCAAGGACGTCTTCGTCCACCACTCCTCCATCCAGATGGATGGGTTCCGCTCGCTGAAGCGGGGCGATCGCGTGGAGTTCGAGATCCAGGAAGATCCGAAGGGCCCCCGGGCCGCGGACGTCCGGATCGCACCGGAGTAA